The following nucleotide sequence is from Triticum dicoccoides isolate Atlit2015 ecotype Zavitan chromosome 7B, WEW_v2.0, whole genome shotgun sequence.
GACAAGAGCAGCTACTACCCAGTACTGCCGGCGAACCAAGACCTAGGCCCTCTCCCCACGGATGCGGCGGGCGAGctggatgtccttgggcatgatgGTGACGCGCTTGGCGTGGATGGCGCACAGGTTGGTGTCCTCGAACAGCCCGACGAGGTACGCCTCGGCGGCCTCCTGGAGCGCGGAGACGGCGGAGGACTGGAAGCGGAGGTCGGTCTTGAAGTCCTGGGCGATCTCCCGGACGAGGCGCTGGAAGGGGAGCTTGCGGATGAGCAGCTCCGTGCTCTTCTGGTACTTGCGGATCTCCCGGAGCGCCACGGTGCCGGGGCGGAAGCGGTGGGGCTTCTTCACGCCGCCGGTGGCCGGGGCCGACTTGCGAGCAGCCTTGGTGGCCAGCTGCTTCCTCGGCGCCTTGCCGCCGGTGGACTTGCGCGCCGTCTGCTTCGTGCGGGCCATTGGGATGGATGGGGAAGGATCTGGCTGCTGCTGCGCTGAGGAGTTTGGAGATTGGGATTTCACTTGGCTCTGgtgggttgggggagaatggaggcggattttaaagggggtcgaggattgGGTTTTGGTGCTTCGCGCCGTCGCGCGCGATTATTTGGGGGTTCGGATTTCGGCCAGGCGGGCTGGGCGGAGGAGGGTGGAATCTGCGCCGTTGGATCGAGGCCAAATGGAGGGTGGCGATTTGGGTTTGTGGCGTCACGCGGATCGCGATCCGTGTGCTCCATGAGCGATGCCGTGGACTGGTGGATGGGCTCTCTTCTATCTTTTTCTTTGAAATGGGATGAGTTATTTTTTGGCACACTGGTGAACGGGTTTTCTTTTCTGGCATTTCAAATGTACTGCTGCAGTGCTGCTAGCAATATACTACTACTAGAGCAAATGCATATTTGCTCCAAAAAAACAAAATGCATATTTACCCAAAAAAAGCAAAATGCATATTTACCCAAAAAAAGGCAAAATGCATATTTGTCCTAATTTTTGGTGGCTGTGTCCAAAACGGTCCTCAAACATAGTAACTACATCGATACAGTCCCACTATTAAAAATACAGTGTCGATATAATCAGGGGCGGAGCTAGGCTTGTTATGATGTAATATGTGACACTGGTTGGGTATGCATGAAGATTTGATATAGCAGAGTGGGTATGAGACATATACATGGGCTAACTTTTCATACGACTCTAATGCAACTATTTTTCCGAACCCTTTTGTTGTGTTTTCAGCAGACTTTTTCAatagttgtttttgtgcaaaaaaggATCCCTAAGAAAAGCCCAAAAAATACATCTGAAAGATTCATAGGGAAACAGCCATACATAAAAGCTTCTAGGGGGCGTGGGGCCCATGTGGCCAGCTCGCATGGTGCCACCACAATGTGGAGCCCACAAGCACCCCTCTGCGCTCTTCTCATGTGGCCAGCTCGCATGTTGCCACAATGTGGAGCCCACGAGCACCCCTCGGCCCTCTGCGCTCCTCTTCATGGGAGGTTCTATCTGTCGCTCTTTGCGGTAGAATGCCGACCGGACGCACAGAGTGTCTCCCGATCGGGCCGGCCCATATCGCTAGCGACCAGAACTGAACGGAAAAAAATGCAGCGCTCTATAAAAAGAATGCTCTAACCAAGGTTTGAACCTGACACCAGACAGGTGAAAGAAGTGCAGCTAACCAGTTGAGCTAGAGAGCTACCTAGTTTCTAACGCAGCACAACATCTTAAGAACAAAACCGAGCGCACATCCGAACGTTTCTAATATTTGTACGCAAAACGTTATGtttgagaaaaaaattgaaggtcatATGAAATGGCGAACACTTTAGAAATTGTgaataaaatttgaaaaaattcaaCAATTcaaaaaatgcaaacattttttggAG
It contains:
- the LOC119341182 gene encoding histone H3.2 gives rise to the protein MARTKQTARKSTGGKAPRKQLATKAARKSAPATGGVKKPHRFRPGTVALREIRKYQKSTELLIRKLPFQRLVREIAQDFKTDLRFQSSAVSALQEAAEAYLVGLFEDTNLCAIHAKRVTIMPKDIQLARRIRGERA